The genomic segment CAACTTCGCCTTTAATGCCGCGACCTCGGCCCGCAACTCGTCGATGGTGCGTTGGAACTGCTGGGCCTGGTCCCGGAGCTGCGTGCGGAGTTCGGCGCTCTCGGCCCGGAGCCCACGCACCAGGTCCTGGAGGGTCGGCACGTCGTTCGGCAGCGGTGAGTCGGCGCCCATGCCCTTTAAACACCGCGGTCGTGGTCAAGTAGCGCGAGCTTGTACCGGGGCGGGCGTGAATCGCTTGAACCGCCGGACGTGGGACACGTCGATGCCGTCGAGGATCATGGCGAACTCGGTGGCGGTGAGTTCGAGTTTGCGGTCGGTCGGGGTGGGGAAGTGGTAACGCCCGCGCTCGAGTCGCTGGATCTTCGGGCCATGATGCCTCCTTCACAGTACACACCCGGCCAAAGACGGTCGGTGAGCGACAGCCGGGATCGGCGGGGTTCGGTGTGGGATGGGCTTACGCGACGAGGAGTCGGGATTGTTGACGCTTCGCCCACACGTCGGGCAGAAGAGGTGCGAGTTGGTCCGCCGTCGGCTTCTCGCCCAACGCATGAAGGGCCGGAAGAACCTCACGCAGGTATGCCGTCGCATCGAGACCCAAGTGCCGACACGTGCCCACCACCGAGAAGTGAACCGCGGCGTGCGCACCGGCCTTCGCACTGCCCACGAACTTCCAATTGCTCCGACCCACGGCGATCAGCCGGAGCGTTCGCTCGCTCAGGTTATTATCGATCGAGAGTCGCCCGTCCTCGGTGTACCGGACGAACGCGGCCCAGTGATTCGCCACGTACCGGATCGCGGCCCCCAGGGCCGACTTGGGCAACGCCGTCCCGAGTGCCGCGTCGAGCCACGCCTTCAGGTCGTTCAGGATCGGGAGCGCCCTTGCTTGCCGCGTCGCGCGACGGGCGACGATGTGCTCCGGTGAGTCCGGCGCCGGAAGCGTGTGCTCGATGTGGTACAACCGGTTGATGCGTTCGACCGCCTTGGCCCCGGGGTCCCCGGCGCCGAGGAACTTGCGGCGCGCGTGGGACCAACAGGCGACGTGCTTGGCTCCGGCGGCGAACAGGCCGTTGTACTGTGCGAGGCAATCGGCATGCACGTGGCCCCGGAAGCCGCCTAAGAACTGGTCCGGTCCGCTCGCGGCGTCGTAACCGGTCGTGAAGTGGAACGCCGTGTACGGGGCCGTCGGATCTCCGATCCCCACCCAGAAGTGGCCGTGCGGCATCGTTCGCTCACCGGGCTGGGCGAACCGCGAGCGGGTGTCATCGGACCAGAGGACCGGACACGTGCGCACCCGCTCGAGCATCAACTGGTACAGCGACGTCAGTAACACCGCGGACTGTTTCACCCAATCGCCCAAGGTACTCTCGGACACCGTCACCCCCGCGCGCCCGATCCGGGCGACTTGGCGGTGCAGCGGCAGGTGGTCGAGGAACTTCCCGACGAGAACCTCGGCCAACAAGCCCGGACCACACAGTCCCTTGTCGATCGGTCCGACGGTACTCGGCGTGGCGGTCCGGATCCGGTCCTCGGCCCGGACCGTCGGGGGGCACTGTTGGCACGCGTACGTCTTGCGGATCGTGCGCCGCACGAAGTACGGGGTCGGGTCGCAATCGAGTTGCTCGGTCTGGGTCTGGCCGATGCACACGCGGTCGCCACCACAGCCCGAGCAGCGGCGCTCGTCGGGGGTCAGATCGAGGACCGTGTCGCGGCGTTCGAGGTGCGCCGGGAGTGGCGAACGGCCGTGGTCGTGGCGCCGCTTCGCGGGTCCGTCGCCGGGGACCTTCGGTGGCTTCGGTGTGCGTTCGGACCGCCGGCCGAACCGGTGCGTCGTGGCCCGGTCCAACTTCGCCTTCAAGGCCGCGACCTCGGCACGCAGGTCGTCGATGGTCCGTTGGAACTGCTCGGCCTGGCGTTGGAGCTGCGTGCGGAGGTCGGCGTTTTCGGCCTGGAGGGCACGCACCATCCCTTGGAGGGTCAGCACGTCGGTCGGCAGCGGGGCGTCGGAGTCCATGCCGAAAGATGGGTCAGGACGTGCGGGTGCGCAAGTCGGATTCGGACGCTTTCGGGCGACAATAACGGGTGAAACGTTTGGCCGACGAGTAGTCGATGCCGTCGAGGATCATGGCGAACTCGGTGGCGGTGAGTTCGAGTTTGCGGTCGGTCGGGGTGGGGAAGTGGTACCGCCCGCGCTCGAGTCGCTGGCACCACAAGCAGAGCCCGTGGCGGGTCCAGTACAGGGCCTTGAGCCGGTTGGCCGAGCGATTGGTGAAAATGAACAGATGCCCGCTCAAGGGATCGGCCTGAAGCGTGGATTGGACGTGGCGGTACAGGCCGTCGAACCCGAGGCGCAGATCGACGGCCCCGCCGTACCAGAGCTGGGTGGTGGGTGGAATGCTCAGCACGGGCGCCCCTCCACCGCATGCACGAGGGCGGCGATGACCTCCGGTCGGGCATCGACCGGGAACCGCAGGACGGTTCCCGACGGGAACACCACCTCGATCGGCGGTCCGGCGGGCGACGGGGTCAGGCGGATGGGGACGAGCGTCGGAGTGACCGGTACGGGTGATGGGGCGTGGTCCGCGAGGGTTCGCCGCCACACATAAAAGGACGGCGGTGAGACGCCCTCGGCGGCACAGAACTGAGCGATCGTCTGCCCCGACCGGCGGAACCGTTCGAGTCGTTCGGCCCACCGGCGACGGGTGGCGGCCGGGTCACGGCGAGAGGCAGCAGGGACAGCAGGCACAGCGGCATCCTCCAGGGAAAACGGATGCCATCGAACTTACCTTACCTGTCAATGACGCCGTTCGCCGGTCGTGTACAGCTCACGTTGAGTAACGGCTCTGTGCCGGCGGCGTCTTACCGTGCGAAGTTCGTCGGCGTCGAACCCGTCGAGGCCAACCAATTCGGCCCCGGCCTCCGCTGGGTGTTTGAGGTCGCGGCCGGGCAGCACACCGGGACGCGGGTGTCCCGAACGACCGGGGCGGTGCCGACGTTGAAGAACGCCTGCGGCAAGTTTCTGATGGCCGTGTCGGGTAAGAACGCGGTCGGCGAGACGGTGGATCTGACGACACTGGTCGGAAAGGTCTATCTCATCATCGTCGTCCAGCGGCCCGAGGGCGGCACCAGTCTCGACAGCGTCAGTGTTCTGCCCGCCGAATGAATCGACTCACGGCCCTGGCGTGTGTCCGGGCCGATCTTCCCGAACGAACAATTCAAACTGGAGACGCATCATGGCTGACAAGCCAGCGATGGCCGGGCCGGAACGTTTGTACGCGGCCATCAGGTACGCTGAGAAGCACGGCTTTTTCATCCTTCCCGACCATACCGTTGTGGACGGCTGCTGCACCTGCGGCCACAAGGACTGCGACCGGCCCGGCAAACACCCGCTGACCAAGAACGGAGTGAAGGACGCGAGCGATGACCTCGTCATCATCACCAACTGGTGGGTCGAGACAGGCAACAAGGCCAACGTGGGGATCGCCACCGGCGCGGCCTCGAAGCTCGTCGTGCTGGACATCGACGTAAAGGGCGGCGGGATCGAGACGCTCGCTCTTTGGAAACAAGAACACGGGGAGATGCCGAAGACACCGGCCGTCAGGACGCCCACCGGCGGGCTGCACTTCTACTTCCGCTACGCGGACGGGGTCGGCAGCAAGACCGGGATCGCTCCGGGGATCGACGTGCGGGGCAATGGCGGGCAAGTCGTGGCACCGCCCTCGATCCACATGTGCGGCGGTAAGTACGAGTGGATCGAGCCGCTGACAACGCCCCTGGCCGAGATGCCCGCGTGGTTGCTCGACCTGATCCTGAAACCGAAGGCGAAAGAGGCGCTCAAGGTCGAGGCACCCGTGGTCGCGGCGGCGAACCCGATGATCATGACACTATCCATCGGCAGCCTCGACCTCCGCACCAGCCCCGGCGCCGGCGAGGGTCAAAGGCACGACACGCTGTGCAAACTGGTCGGTGTCCAACTGGCCCGTGGCGACCGCGAGATCAACGTGCTGGAAGATGCCCTGGGGTGGGCCGAGACGTGCGAGCCGCCGATGGAGATGAGCGAGGTCGTTCGCACCGTCAAGAGTCTGGCAACCAAGCACGTCTCCCAGACCACCATCACGCCGACGATCCCGGCGACAGTCGCCGACGACGTGGAATCCGCCTCGCTCCCCGAGCCACCGCCCTGGCCGATGTTGGAGAGCGCCGCCCGCCACGGGACCCGCGCCATCCACGCTTTGCAACGGCGGCGGGAGACACTGGAGGGCATGCTTGCGGCTCAGGCCCACAACCAGACACTCGCCCTCCACCGCAACGCCCAGCGGCTCCTGCGGCCTTTGCTCGTCGTGAACCCGTTCGCGGAGCGGCTCACGTTCCTCGACGCCCGAACGCGGACTCGGCGTGACCACCAGAAGTACCTGACGCTGATCCGCACGGTCACCTTGCTCCATCAGCACCAGCGGTCCGTCCGCACCGTCGAACACCAGGGCAAGAACATCGAGTTCATTGAAGTGACCCTGGACGACATCGAGCGAGCGAACGAACTGGCCGCTGACGTGCTGGGCCGTTCCCTGGACGAACTCCCGCCCCAGACCCGCCGACTTCTTTGTTCGCTCGACACGATGGTCCGGGCGGCATGCGAGACGGAAGAGATCGACCGGGGCGAGTTCCGGTTCAGCCGTCGTGATGTTCGGAACTTCACCGGCTGGGGCGATACGCAACTGAAACTGCACCTGAAGCGGTTGGTCGATCTCGAATACCTGCTCGCCCACCACGACCGCGAAGCCCGCCGGCACATGTACGAGTTACTGTACGTTCCCAGCGGAACGGATCGGGCCGTGCCGGGCCTGATCGACGTGGCGGTCCTTCGCCGTGGCCCAACGACCGGCGACGGCGGTGATCGGTCGGGGTCAGAACCCCATCGGTCGGGGGTAAACGGTGATCGGTCGGGGGACGGTCGGCCCACGGTCGGGCCTCGGTCGCCGGCTGGTCGGGGCGAAGAACCCGTGCAGAAACCTCGAAAACCCAGTGGCAAGCCCCGGTCCAGGGTCAAGATCCCGAAACCCGCGAATACCCTCTCGAAGAACGGGAAGCCCGCATCGTAGTCGTACCCGGCCACCGCGACCGCGACCGTTTAGCCCACTCTTTGTTCGCTCGCTCGCGGCCCGACAGCAACGGCCTCGACGGTCACTTTGTTCGTTCGCCCGACACAACCACCAAGAAGGAGACGATCATGTCGAAGGACACCAGCCCCGCCGCGCCGACGCCGGCCCCGGACGGGATGAAGGCGTTGCACGCCAAGTTCCTCGAATGGCTGGCCGAGCGAAACTACTCGGCCAAGACCGTGAAGGTCCGGCTGCTGTGCGTCGGCTACTTCATCACCTGGGCCGAACAGCGTGGGCTATCAAAACCGGGCGAGGTGACGAAGCCCGTGGTCGAACGCTACCAGCGTTACCTGTTCAACCTCCGCAAAGAGAACGGTGATCCACTCAGCACCCGCACCCAGATCAGCCGCCTCGCTGCGGTCCAGGCGTGGTTCAAGTGGCTGGCGAAGAAGAACTACATCCCGTTCAACCCGGCGGGCGATTTGGACATGCCTCGCCAGGAACACCGCCTGCCCAGAGCCGTCCTGACCGAGCGTGAGGTGGAACTGGTCATCGCCCAACCGGACGTGAACGACCCGCTCCGTCTTCGTGACCGTGCCGTTCTTGAAACGCTCTATTCCACCGGGATGCGGCGGATGGAACTCATCGGCTTGAAGACCTACGACCTCGATGCCGAGCGGGGAACCGTCCTCATCCGCCAGGGCAAGGGCAAGAAAGACCGGATGGTTCCCATCGGTGACCGGGCGTTGTCGTGGGTCAGCCGCTACCTTCGAGAAGTGCGACCGAAGTTGCTCATCGGTGACGGCGGTCGGGACGTGCTGTTCCTCACGCACTTTGGCGAGGCGTTCCACCCCGAATACCTGACCCGGCTGGTCGCAGAGTACGTTTCCGCCGCCCAAGTCGGCAAGAAGGGTTCGTGCCACATCTTCCGCCATAGCTGTGCTACCCTGATGCTCGAAGGCGGGGCTGACGTGAGGTTCATCCAGGCAATGCTCGGACACGCCAAGCTCGACACCACGATGGTGTACACGCAGGTCAGCATCAGGATGCTCAAGCAGGTTCACGCCGCCACGCATCCGGCGAAGTTGAACCGCAAGCCCGACGAAGAGGCGGAAGACGGTGGCAACGGCACGAGCGGGCAGGTACAGTGAAGCCGAAGCGGGTTGTCAGCCGACCACAGCGAGCAGTCGAGCAAAGCGAGCAAAGCCCCTGACCCGTGCCTCCTGACCCTTTGCTCGTTTGCTCCCTTTGCTCGCCGTAGCAGTCGGCGGAAGCCCGGAAGCTGCGTCTGGGAAAAACGGTTTGCTCTTTGAAAACCTGCGTCTGGGAAAAAATGCCCGAAGCCGAGCATTACGTCAGGGCAAAGCGGTGCGAAACGCTGGAAAAGCAAGGAGATGCGGGCTTGTGCGTGTGCTGACTTGCGTCAGGTGTTGGCGACGAGCCGGTGTTCAACCTCGAAGTGGACGCCGACCACTGCTACCGGGTCGGGGAGCAGGGGATCCTCGTGCATAATGCGTCGGCATCAGAGAACGCAAAGGCGGGTGCTGCGGTATTGAAACAAGAAGGCTATCCTGTCTGCGAAATGTTTGACAACATCGTGGTGACTGATCTCAGGCGAAACGTCAGTCCCTTCACTCAGAAGGGGCAGGCGGTTATCTACATCCTACACGGAAGTAATGGGGAAGTGTTAAAGGTTGGTACAACTGGTTCGACTGATCCCGCAGGTCGGTGGCTCAAGTACAGAGACGCCTACGTAAAGCCGTGCGATAAATATACAATCGTCGCCTGGCTGCTCGATTATCCTCACCCTGAAGGTGGGAAGGACGCAACAACTCAGAAACTTGAAGGTGATGTGCGTAAAAAGCTATGCCCGAATGCTGGTGACTGCCCCTGGGATAACGCTGAAGAGGAAGGGAAGCCATTCGGAAGGAGGCTTTCAAGACGGGGTTCCGGTGTGCCGTTTGAAACTGGTTCAAGTGGCACCTGGGTTGATTGTTTGACGTGGTCATCATCCGGCAAAGCCACTCCGAAATCGAAGCGACCAATCACGGACGCAGAATGGGATGACTTCATCGCTCGCTGGAAAGCCGTCAAGACGAGGACAGGAAAGTCCGACACCGAGGTCGATGCAGAGGTCGGAGACAAGTCGTATGACGGCACGAGTCACGATTCGATCTCTCGTTGGCGAACGCTGATCGCTACCATGCGAATGAAGACGTGGGCTGAACTGATTTCCTGATAAGGTCGCAATCATGTTTACCTCAGATAGATTTTCAAGTGTGTTCTGGAGCATTATCGACGAATCGAATGGCAGCAAGGACAAATTGAAATCCATCCTTGCTTCCGAGCCGAGAGTGATCGTTATTGACTTTTACAAAGAATTTCTCAAGGCAATCAGCAACCTTGAAGAGATCATGTGTGGAGGTGGGGCCTCCGAAGATTATCGGGAAGATGTCTTCACTCTGATTGTTAGCAAGGGCCGTGAGTATTACGACGAAATAGTTAAGCATCCGGAGTGTGTCCCTGGTGACATCGATCCGAACGGCCCATATTTCCTCAATGTCGCTGGCGACGTCCTAATGGAACGATTTGGCGAAGAGATTACTGAGCAACTCTCGTGACTTGCCTCATTCAGCCTCTGCGAGTTGCCATCTGTAAATATGTGCCTGTGTCCCACTCGGCCTCGATGGAACCCAACGCCCAAGTTCCTGCGACCTGACTCACCTCCAGGGCTGGCGCACTTTAGTCGGTCGTTAGAGCCTTGAGCACTTTGAGCAGGTAATCATCATCCCAGGCGGCCTTCATCCGTCGGGTTCGGATGCTGCCCTTGGTGTCGGCCCTCTTGAGCAATGACAGGGCGATCCGCCGAATCATCCCCAGGTTAGTCCCGGCATGTCCCGCTCGGGCGCGACTGTCGTCTTCCCGGAACGCGATGTCGAGGCACCAGTGGAGCCCGTTCTCGATGCCCCAGTGGTTGCGGATGTAACCCGCTAACTCGGCCGCTTTGGTCCGCAAGCTGGTCAGGTAGTAATGGGTCGTACTCTCGTTTGCCTTCCCGTTCACGTGCCGCTCTCGGCCGACCATCACCACCGCACCCACATCGGCCCACCCGGCCGGCAACCGGTCCGGATCGGTGACCACGGTCACGTACCGCTCCTCGTGGCGCCCGTGCCCATCCGCGACCGACGCAACCATGTCGCACCCGGCGAACGCGGCCTCCCCCGCCCGAGCGAACACGTCGGCGATGGCGTCCCGCAAGCCGCCCTGGTTCCCTTTGACCGTCACTACGTACTCCCCGCCCTGGCGCCGGATCGGCTCGACCGTCGCTTTCTGGCACCCGGCCGCGTCGATCGTCACCACCGCGCCGTTGAGGTCCAGGGTGGCGATCCGTTCGGGCATGGTGGTGATCTCGTGCCCCCCATCGGGTACCGCCCGCATGCCCAGGATCAAACGGTTCTCGACCGCCCACGCCTCGACCAGGTGCAGGCACCCGGTGAACGTGCCCTTGGGGGACCGGCGGGCGCTCTTGCCATCGATCGCCACCTGCACCAACCCCGCCGTCTCACACGCCGATGCCATCCACCGCCCGAACCGATCGGCGAACGCATCCGGGTCCAGTTTGGCGAATACCCGCTCGAACGTGTCGGGGCTCGGGATGCCTCCGGGCAACTCCAAGAACTGGCGGAAGAAACCCTCCTTGAGTTGCCCGTACGCGGCGATCTGCTCCCCTCCCTCGGCCCCGGCGATCACGGCGCACGTCGCGATGGTCAGGATGTCGGTCAGCCGATGCACCTTGTTCCTGGTGTCCCGGCGCGGGTCCCGCAGGTCGGCGAACACGGTGGTCAGTGGTAAAGGCATCGTGGTTCCTCCTCGATGCCATCGGTCTAGACGTAAAACCCTATAACGTCACGGGTTCATAGTGCGCCCACCCTGGGATCACCTGCGCCCCGGCCTTCGTCCACCGCATCCCGGAGAGCTTCAGCCGCTGCGTGTATATCGTCTTGCACGCGGCCTCGACGATCCCGCTGCCCAACGGCAACTGGAGCCGCGCGTATTCGGCATACTGCATCCACTGGGTCCGCGTGCGCAGGTAGTTGGACGCCTTCTGGTATTCGGCCCCCGCGACCCCGTTGAGCACCCGACGGGCCTTCAGCGCCGCGGCCGCGTGGAGCACCCGGAACGGGCCGTTGGGCTTCTTCAGTAATGTGCCCATCCGTCGGCCCCAGGCCCACCGCCCCCGTGTGTCGTCCCCGAACAACACGTCGGCCAACGTCCACACCCGCTCCATCGCGTGATAGAAGTCCAGGATCCGTTGCCACACCAGTTTCTCACCGGTCCGCGGATGCACCATCGGACGCAGCACCGCGTCGAAGTACGTGGTCTCGTTGTCCCCCGCGTCGGTCACGTACGCCAGGCGCGGCAACGGCCCGTTCCAGCGCTACAGCACGTCCCCGATTAACGCCGTCAACTGATCGGTCATCTGCCCCTGCCCCAACTCGGGGGCGAACGCCAGGTACACCGTGCCCAACCGGTTCCCCCGTCGATCCGTGACAGTCACCGTGGCGGCCGTGGCCACTTCAAACAGTCTGTGCCGGTTCTCCCGCAAGCTGATCCCGTCGGGGCTTACGCTCAGCACCGGCTTGGTGCGGCCGGAACTCGCATCCGCTTGACCGAGCAGGTCCCGAAGGCGGGCCGCCTGGGCCTCCTGCCGGCCCTCGGCCATGGCCCCGGACGTGTGTTCCAGCAGATCCCGCAGGCGCTCGGTCCCAATGGTCACCCCGTGCCGGTCGCGCAACTGGTCCTGCACCTGTCGCTGGGTGGCCCCGGCCATTGCGGCGTACCTGGCCGCGGCCTCGGCCAGGGCCGGCGTGGCACCTTCGATCACGCCCAACGAGCGCTCCAACGGGGCGATCGCGCGTTCCCCCGAGTCGCGGGCCACGGGCCGGTACAGGTGCCGCCACAGGGCGACCGGGCCGAACACCGTGTCCACCACGTGACGCGTCTTCGGCCCCACGAGCCGGTACTTCTCGCCGGCGCGGTGCACGTGCGACGGCAAGGCGTGTCGGTCGCCCCCTTCCATCCGGTTGTACACGCCCTCCAGCAGGTCGCGGCCCACGTTCCGAAGCCGCTCGGTCAACTGGCGCTCGAGGTCGAGGGTGGTGGTCGGGGAGGCGGGGTGGGCTTGGAACGCCAGCAGGTCGTTGGTGATCGACTCGGCGTGGCGGTCCAGGACGTTGCGGATGTGCTCGCGCAATGCCGCTGCGGGGAGAGTGGCCAGGGCCAGGAGCAGGTGCGTAGAGTAAACCATTGTCGCGTCCGGACCGAGGGCTGGTGGGTGGTACTTCCATTTCTCGGGACGGACGCGGCATTTTCCAGTTCGATTGTGCCTCACATGTCGATCTCAACGGCACTCCCGAGGCCGGGGACCGAAAAACCGGACGGAAAACCTAGAAGAAGGCGCAGTAGGGAGATCGCACCCTCTTGAAGATGATGTTCGGGCTATCTTTCGCCGCACATCGAAGCTCCGCTGGGACAATGAAGACAGAGAGCGGATTGGTCCTGGTGTTCCGGGGACACGTATTGACAGTCGAT from the Frigoriglobus tundricola genome contains:
- the tnpC gene encoding IS66 family transposase, with protein sequence MDSDAPLPTDVLTLQGMVRALQAENADLRTQLQRQAEQFQRTIDDLRAEVAALKAKLDRATTHRFGRRSERTPKPPKVPGDGPAKRRHDHGRSPLPAHLERRDTVLDLTPDERRCSGCGGDRVCIGQTQTEQLDCDPTPYFVRRTIRKTYACQQCPPTVRAEDRIRTATPSTVGPIDKGLCGPGLLAEVLVGKFLDHLPLHRQVARIGRAGVTVSESTLGDWVKQSAVLLTSLYQLMLERVRTCPVLWSDDTRSRFAQPGERTMPHGHFWVGIGDPTAPYTAFHFTTGYDAASGPDQFLGGFRGHVHADCLAQYNGLFAAGAKHVACWSHARRKFLGAGDPGAKAVERINRLYHIEHTLPAPDSPEHIVARRATRQARALPILNDLKAWLDAALGTALPKSALGAAIRYVANHWAAFVRYTEDGRLSIDNNLSERTLRLIAVGRSNWKFVGSAKAGAHAAVHFSVVGTCRHLGLDATAYLREVLPALHALGEKPTADQLAPLLPDVWAKRQQSRLLVA
- the xerC gene encoding site-specific tyrosine recombinase XerC, which codes for MSKDTSPAAPTPAPDGMKALHAKFLEWLAERNYSAKTVKVRLLCVGYFITWAEQRGLSKPGEVTKPVVERYQRYLFNLRKENGDPLSTRTQISRLAAVQAWFKWLAKKNYIPFNPAGDLDMPRQEHRLPRAVLTEREVELVIAQPDVNDPLRLRDRAVLETLYSTGMRRMELIGLKTYDLDAERGTVLIRQGKGKKDRMVPIGDRALSWVSRYLREVRPKLLIGDGGRDVLFLTHFGEAFHPEYLTRLVAEYVSAAQVGKKGSCHIFRHSCATLMLEGGADVRFIQAMLGHAKLDTTMVYTQVSIRMLKQVHAATHPAKLNRKPDEEAEDGGNGTSGQVQ
- the tnpA gene encoding IS66 family insertion sequence element accessory protein TnpA, giving the protein MPAVPAASRRDPAATRRRWAERLERFRRSGQTIAQFCAAEGVSPPSFYVWRRTLADHAPSPVPVTPTLVPIRLTPSPAGPPIEVVFPSGTVLRFPVDARPEVIAALVHAVEGRPC
- the tnpB gene encoding IS66 family insertion sequence element accessory protein TnpB (TnpB, as the term is used for proteins encoded by IS66 family insertion elements, is considered an accessory protein, since TnpC, encoded by a neighboring gene, is a DDE family transposase.), producing the protein MLSIPPTTQLWYGGAVDLRLGFDGLYRHVQSTLQADPLSGHLFIFTNRSANRLKALYWTRHGLCLWCQRLERGRYHFPTPTDRKLELTATEFAMILDGIDYSSAKRFTRYCRPKASESDLRTRTS
- the tnpB gene encoding IS66 family insertion sequence element accessory protein TnpB; this translates as MQRLERGRYHFPTPTDRKLELTATEFAMILDGIDVSHVRRFKRFTPAPVQARAT
- a CDS encoding bifunctional DNA primase/polymerase, coding for MADKPAMAGPERLYAAIRYAEKHGFFILPDHTVVDGCCTCGHKDCDRPGKHPLTKNGVKDASDDLVIITNWWVETGNKANVGIATGAASKLVVLDIDVKGGGIETLALWKQEHGEMPKTPAVRTPTGGLHFYFRYADGVGSKTGIAPGIDVRGNGGQVVAPPSIHMCGGKYEWIEPLTTPLAEMPAWLLDLILKPKAKEALKVEAPVVAAANPMIMTLSIGSLDLRTSPGAGEGQRHDTLCKLVGVQLARGDREINVLEDALGWAETCEPPMEMSEVVRTVKSLATKHVSQTTITPTIPATVADDVESASLPEPPPWPMLESAARHGTRAIHALQRRRETLEGMLAAQAHNQTLALHRNAQRLLRPLLVVNPFAERLTFLDARTRTRRDHQKYLTLIRTVTLLHQHQRSVRTVEHQGKNIEFIEVTLDDIERANELAADVLGRSLDELPPQTRRLLCSLDTMVRAACETEEIDRGEFRFSRRDVRNFTGWGDTQLKLHLKRLVDLEYLLAHHDREARRHMYELLYVPSGTDRAVPGLIDVAVLRRGPTTGDGGDRSGSEPHRSGVNGDRSGDGRPTVGPRSPAGRGEEPVQKPRKPSGKPRSRVKIPKPANTLSKNGKPAS
- a CDS encoding ISAs1 family transposase, coding for MPLPLTTVFADLRDPRRDTRNKVHRLTDILTIATCAVIAGAEGGEQIAAYGQLKEGFFRQFLELPGGIPSPDTFERVFAKLDPDAFADRFGRWMASACETAGLVQVAIDGKSARRSPKGTFTGCLHLVEAWAVENRLILGMRAVPDGGHEITTMPERIATLDLNGAVVTIDAAGCQKATVEPIRRQGGEYVVTVKGNQGGLRDAIADVFARAGEAAFAGCDMVASVADGHGRHEERYVTVVTDPDRLPAGWADVGAVVMVGRERHVNGKANESTTHYYLTSLRTKAAELAGYIRNHWGIENGLHWCLDIAFREDDSRARAGHAGTNLGMIRRIALSLLKRADTKGSIRTRRMKAAWDDDYLLKVLKALTTD
- a CDS encoding DUF4240 domain-containing protein, with amino-acid sequence MFWSIIDESNGSKDKLKSILASEPRVIVIDFYKEFLKAISNLEEIMCGGGASEDYREDVFTLIVSKGREYYDEIVKHPECVPGDIDPNGPYFLNVAGDVLMERFGEEITEQLS